In a single window of the Botrytis cinerea B05.10 chromosome 10, complete sequence genome:
- the Bckri1 gene encoding Bckri1, with amino-acid sequence MGKRKAESQDQLVTKNGTKKAKQEPVAMVEKAEKSKMMLDDSDSSSEDDSAGGAPLESAFKVNQEYAKRFEHNKKREELQRLEEKYTKKPGPTVGKNGEKKYGDKYDEDSSSSDDEDEDDEGFLATEDLDKEISATLQALRSKDPRVYDEKVTFYAPIEEDAEEGTTTEKKEKPMYLKDYHRENLLAGHAGGEDEDENVPQTFAQEQEALKKKIVSEMHAAADGSDSDEDEGFLVRKDKNLGLSSSGIHPSRASKVEVDIAVADKDPETFLSNFMAARAWVPTDGARFQPMESDDEDDDNRAEQFETAYNLRFENAEGSNENLKSYARDVVAAKSVRRDEVSGRKKQRDAAREKKEAEKQEREEERARLKRLKIDEMEERLQKIKKAAGIHGKTLKDEEWAQFLDAAWDDENWEAEMNKRFGDSYYAEQEGESESDGETEGKKKKKVKKPKWDDDIDIGDIVSDFDDDEKSSKPIYSLSDLEDDAEESGDEEGSSKKSKSNKERQLEKQNKKKAARLERRKIEDLVESKLDVDLSLASKKASVFRYRETSPTSFGLTARDILMAPDSSLNEFAGLKKMATFRDAEKKRKDKKHLGKKARLRQWRKETFGNEDGPEITIGPDAGEGADAMDGVEIPEKKKKKRSRKNKGAVGKATAEE; translated from the exons atgggaaaaagaaaggccGAATCGCAAGATCAACTTGTGACTAAGAATGGCACGAAAAAGGCCAAGCAAGAACCTGTTGCTATGGTCGAAAAGGCCGAAAAGTCCAAGATGATGTTAGATGACAGCGATTCTAGCAGTGAAGACGATTCCGCTGGAGGCGCCCCGCTTGAATCTGCGTTCAAAGTCAATCAAGAATATGCGAAAAGATTTGAGCATAATAAGAAACGCGAAGAGCTTCAAAGAC TGGAGGAAAAGTATACAAAGAAACCTGGACCAACAGTTGGAAAAAATGGCGAGAAGAAATACGGCGACAAATACGATGAggattcttcatcatccgatgatgaagatgaagatgacgaaggaTTTTTGGCAACCGAAGATTTGGACAAGGAGATTTCAGCTACATTACAAGCTCTACGTTCGAAAGACCCTCGAGTATACGATGAAAAGGTTACATTTTATGCCCCAATTGAGGAGGATGCGGAGGAAGGAACCACGacagaaaagaaggagaagccTATGTACTTGAAAGATTATCATCGAGAGAATTTATTGGCTGGTCATGCAGGCGGGGAGGACGAGGATGAAAATGTCCCACAAACATTCGCTCAGGAACAAGaagctttgaagaagaaaattgttAGCGAAATGCATGCAGCTGCCGATGGATCTGATTCGGACGAAGATGAGGGATTCCTTGTTAGGAAGGATAAGAATTTAGGTCTTTCAAGCTCAggtatccatccatccagagCTTCAAAGGTTGAAGTCGATATTGCCGTAGCCGACAAGGATCCGGAGACATTTTTGTCAAACTTCATGGCAGCTCGCGCATGGGTTCCTACTGATGGAGCACGCTTCCAACCCATGGAATCcgacgacgaagacgatGACAACCGAGCCGAGCAATTCGAGACAGCTTACAACTTGCGCTTCGAAAATGCTGAAGGAAGCAATGAGAACTTGAAATCATATGCCAGAGATGTCGTCGCCGCAAAATCCGTTCGTCGTGATGAAGTCAGTGGCaggaaaaagcaaagagatgctgcaagagagaagaaggaggctGAGAAGCaggagagggaagaagagagggcccggttgaagagattgaagattgatgagatggaggagaggctccaaaagatcaagaaagcTGCAGGCATACACGGTAAAACATTGAAGGATGAAGAATGGGCTCAATTCTTAGACGCGGCCTGGGACGATGAAAATTGGGAGGCTGAGATGAACAAACGCTTTGGGGATAGCTATTATGCTGAGCAGGAAGGCGAATCCGAGAGTGACGGTGAAAcagaagggaaaaagaagaagaaggtcaaGAAGCCAAAGTGGGACGACGATATCGACATTGGAGATATTGTTTCCGATTTTGATGACGACGAAAAATCCTCAAAACCTATTTACTCCCTATCGGATCTTGAGGATGATGCAGAGGAATCGGGCGACGAAGAGGGATCGTCCAAGAAGTCGAAAAGCAACAAAGAACGTCAATTggaaaagcaaaacaaaaagaagGCCGCGCgcttggaaagaagaaagattgaggATCTTGTGGAAAGCAAGCTTGATGTTGATCTCTCTTTGGCTTCCAAAAAGGCATCAGTATTCAGATATCGCGAAACTTCACCTACCTCATTTGGTTTAACAGCTAGAGATATTCTCATGGCACCTGATTCATCCCTCAATGAATTCGCCGGCTTGAAAAAGATGGCTACCTTTAGAGATGCAGAAAAGAAGCGCAAAGACAAGAAGCATCTCGGTAAGAAGGCTAGGTTAAGGCAGTGGAGAAAGGAGACATTCGGTAACGAGGATGGACCGGAAATTACTATTGGCCCTGATGCCGGGGAAGGAGCAGATGCTATGGACGGTGTCGAGATtccagaaaagaagaagaagaagaggtcTAGAAAGAATAAGGGAGCTGTTGGAAAAGCTACGGCTGAGGAATAA